A portion of the Oryzias melastigma strain HK-1 linkage group LG1, ASM292280v2, whole genome shotgun sequence genome contains these proteins:
- the si:ch73-109d9.3 gene encoding B-cell lymphoma 6 protein homolog: MPDLDALVVAFQTQLSDVMEAVVKTAMFEVTRLVEDVFLVEVKRRRQELESLRMQLQRAEEQVGEDKGGPKNRAESSGLEERADSGETGELQEDMMPGCDVKTQRDAVGCWMSGLKLDIEDEPAATQNPEPNSQAAKQEDQMTTLGVKEEEVNAPCCSSHNWSSTFDERTGLESNNASEAAEVRSKKAEGDGEDFSKSTKRQSAAYQYPEDQPEACLVADQPHFPPLELDAGWIGLPGLLQSHRAEKECDPVKSESSAAHKEPALCDSVRADVQLSLGTDRVSSSGSPKARIQPGGALGVTVKTEALIDSGEQRERAEKKLKKAGPASPATAVKPHRVILEKFSSSYNKASVLEVMKPQSKVDLSSHEATEHIHRPMKKPPSIRTSSPASAAHSLVGSLSNSNRIPSTSKAAPPSALSMQRLHLHRTGASWAGLKSQLQPTNCHHSNPTPHVEAHPHVGSRHLLRCGQCGKCFPHPSNLKAHLQTHTGERPFCCSLCGRSFTKLSNLKAHRRVHTGERPYCCLACGKRFTQKCNLKRHQRIHLDV; the protein is encoded by the exons ATGCCGGATCTGGACGCCCTGGTTGTGGCCTTTCAGACCCAGCTGTCTGATGTGATGGAGGCTGTGGTGAAGACGGCGATGTTTGAGGTCACGCGCCTGGTGGAGGACGTCTTCCTGGTGGAGGTGAAACGGAGGAGGCAGGAGCTGGAGTCTCTACGGATGCAACTGCAGCGGGCTGAGGAGCAGGTCGGAGAGGACAAAGGGGGACCGAAGAATCGCGCTGAAAGTTCAGGACTGGAGGAAAGAGCGGACTCTGGGGAAACGGGAGAGCTTCAGGAGG ACATGATGCCTGGCTGTGATGTCAAAACTCAGCGGGATGCTGTCGGATGCTGGATGTCCGGTCTCAAGCTGGATATAGAGGATGAACCTGCAGCCACACAGAATCCTGAACCCAACTCACAG GCTGCAAAACAAGAGGATCAGATGACCACTTTGGGTGTGAAAGAGGAAGAAGTGAATGCACCGTGTTGTTCTTCACATAATTGGAGCAGTACGTTTGATG AAAGAACAGGACTTGAGTCTAACAACGCAAGTGAAGCGGCTGAAGTTAGATCCAAGAAGGCTGAGGGAGACGGCGAAGATTTCTCGAAGAGCACCAAAAGACAATCGGCTGCATATCAGTATCCCGAGGATCAGCCGGAGGCGTGCCTGGTCGCAGATCAGCCTCATTTTCCTCCTCTGGAACTGGACGCGGGTTGGATTGGTCTTCCTGGTCTGCTGCAGAGCCACAGGGCTGAAAAGGAATGCGATCCGGTCAAAAGTGAAAGTTCTGCAGCTCACAAAGAGCCTGCGCTGTGTGACTCGGTGAGAGCCGACGTTCAGCTTTCTTTAGGTACAGATCGTGTTTCTTCCTCTGGTTCCCCTAAAGCCAGAATTCAACCCGGCGGTGCGCTGGGGGTAACTGTGAAGACGGAAGCCCTTATCGATTCAGGTGAGCAAAGAGAACgtgcagaaaaaaagcttaaaaaagccgGACCAGCATCTCCAGCCACTGCGGTCAAACCGCACAGGGTGATTTTGGAGAAGTTCAGCAGCTCTTACAATAAAGCCTCTGTGCTAGAAGTAATGAAGCCTCAGTCTAAAGTAGATTTGAGCTCACATGAAGCTACAGAGCATATCCATCGACCTATGAAAAAGCCTCCAAGTATTCGAACCTCCTCACCAGCGTCTGCAGCTCACTCTTTGGTGGGAAGCCTCAGTAACTCTAACAGGATTCCCTCCACGTCCAAAGCTGCTCCTCCTTCCGCTCTCTCCATGCAGCGGCTTCACCTTCACCGGACCGGTGCGTCATGGGCGGGCCTTAAATCCCAGCTTCAGCCCACAAACTGTCATCACTCCAACCCCACCCCCCACGTGGAAGCCCACCCCCACGTCGGCTCCAGGCACCTCCTGCGCTGCGGTCAGTGCGGCAAGTGCTTCCCTCACCCCAGCAACTTGAAGGCGCATCTGCAGACGCACACAGGCGAGCGGCCGTTCTGCTGCTCGCTCTGCGGGCGCAGCTTCACCAAGCTGAGTAACCTCAAGGCCCATCGGCGGGTCCACACTGGGGAGAGGCCATACTGCTGCCTCGCCTGCGGTAAAAGGTTCACTCAGAAGTGTAACCTAAAGCGGCACCAGAGGATCCATCTGGATGTATGA